In Takifugu flavidus isolate HTHZ2018 chromosome 5, ASM371156v2, whole genome shotgun sequence, the following proteins share a genomic window:
- the LOC130526509 gene encoding uncharacterized protein LOC130526509: TETAIRNNKLPEAEAEQIRLKVTAALASAKPPTSNITNEERRAIASLAKDKNITILPADKGRCTVVLNTTDYDTKILSLLTDTATYEKLKRDPTSSYKKKVVDLLQKLEKDKAIDRPQYYRLYPGETIPCIYGLPKIHKPGTPLRPIVSSINSVTYISKYLASILSPMVGNTPHHIKNSQDFAQKVVGLTLLPEETMVSYVTSLFTCIPTASAIDTIHKHLLLDKNLTERTTLTPAQICTMLDLCLNTTYFQYREGFYRQKHGCAMGSPVSPIVANLYMEKVESQALTSFTGTAPSHWFRYVDDTWVKIQTQELEAFSDHLNKTDEHVKFTREDVKGNSLAFLDCAVKITEDRNLTIEVYRKPTHTDQYLQFDSHHPLEHKLGVIRTLQHRAREIPTTSQGRKKEQDHIKTALKTCGYPAWAFTRTSRKRDLSKGEEERNKRRSVSIPYLSGVSEKFRRILQKHDIPVQFKPSNTLRQRLVHPKDKTPRPKQSNVVYAVQCQEECKELYIGETKQPLHRRMAQHRRATSSGQDSAVHLHLKESGHSFEDSQVRILAREDRWFERGVKEAIHVKLEKPSLNRGGGLRHFLSPTYNAVLHSFQQQNKHSHHSRRPSDSSPCDPADKGETPQQKLGERPDQRPC; the protein is encoded by the coding sequence actgagactgccatcagaaacaacaaactcccggaagcagaagcagaacagatcagactcaaggtaacagccgctcttgctagtgcaaaacctcccacctccaatatcacgaatgaggaaagaagagccattgcatccttagccaaggacaagaacatcaccatcttaccagctgacaaaggtaggtgcacggtgGTACttaataccactgactatgacaccaagatactcagtctcctgacagataccgccacatatgagaaactcaagcgggaccccaccagctcatacaagaagaaggtggtagacttactacagaagctggaaaaggataaagccattgacagaccacaatactaccgtctatatccaggagaaaccatcccttgcatttatggattgcccaagatccacaaaccagggacccctctcagacccatagtaagcagcatcaattctgtaacctacatttccaaatacttggcctccatcttgtcgcccatggttggcaacaccccacaccacatcaaaaactcccaagactttgctcaaaaagtcgttggactcacactacttccagaagagactatggtatcttatgtcacgtcactcttcacgtgcatccccaccgccagcgccatagacaccatccacaagcaccttctattggacaagaaccttacagaaagaacaaccttaacaccggcccaaatctgcaccatgctggacctgtgtttgaacaccacctacttccagtacagagaaggcttctacaggcagaaacatggctgtgccatgggctcaccagtatcccctatagttgccaatctatacatggagaaggtggaatcccaggccctgacatccttcacaggaactgcgccaagccactggttcaggtatgttgatgacacctgggtcaaaattcaaacacaagaattggaagcgttctccgatcacctcaacaaaacagacgagcatgtaaaattcacccgggaagatgtaaaaggaaacagtctggcctttctggactgcgcggtcaagatcactgaggacagaaatctcaccatcgaagtctacagaaaacctacacatactgaccagtacctccaatttgactctcaccacccactggaacacaagttgggagtgatcagaactctccaacaccgggccagagaaatacccaccacatcccaaggtagaaagaaggaacaggaccacattaagacagctctcaaaacatgtggctacccagcctgggccttcaccaggacctcaagaaagcgagacctcagcaaaggagaggaggagagaaacaaacgccgcagcgtttccatcccctacctgtctggagtctcggagaagtttaggaggatcctccagaaacacgacataccggttcagttcaaacccagcaacactctcagacagaggttagtacacccaaaggacaagacaccaagacccaaacaaagtaatgttgtttatgctgtacagtgccaggaggaatgcaaggaactgtacattggggaaaccaaacaacctctccacagaagaatggcacaacacagacgtgccacctcttcgggtcaggattcagcagtccacttacacttaaaggagagtgggcactccttcgaggacagccaagtaaggatactggccagagaagaccgctggtttgaaaggggggtcaaggaagctatccatgttaaattggagaaaccatccttgaacagaggtggtggcctgaggcacttcctatcacccacatacaatgcagtcctccactccttccaacagcaaaacaaacattcacaccattccaggagacccagtgactcatcaccatgtgacccagcagacaaaggggagacacctcaacagaaactaggtgaacgacccgaccaacgaccctgctaa